aggacgctGCCGGGAAACACAAGTTGACTCCTGACGGGGGAAGAGCCTCGCCCACGGGCGGGAAATCCTCGGTCTCACCGGAGCTCCTCGCTGAGGTAAACACAGGTCGTCCCACACACAACCTCATCCGTCTTAAGCAACAGAGTGAGCGAGTATCTTCTCCTCGTGCGCGGCAGATGGCAGGAACTGCCGCCGCAACCCAAAACTGAAGGGATTGGAAGGGACTCTGAACGCGGCCCGGGCCAGGCAGGAGACGGGGAAGGGAaaggtatataaatgtatatataacgcgGACGTGCCGAAGAAGTGTCACCAGTCGCGCCGCTGCCGTACCGTGGCCCTcacttcactctctcctctcctccgctATGCTCGCGAAGGTGGTTGTCGTCAAAAGTATACAAAGTTCCCCCCCACCAGGGTGTAAATGAATCCAACAACTCATACCTGTTGACTTAAACAGCGCTGACTCAAAACCTCACCGCGTATTTGCATGCATACAAGGGTGTTCTGTGTAACTTTAGATGAACATATGAGCACTCAAAAGTTTCCCTTGAGGATTTATAGCGAAGGTTATATTAGTGAAACTTAAGAGACGACTTAATGAACGgaaacttccatatatatatatatatatatatatatatatatatatatatatatatatatatatatatatatatatatacatatatatatatatatatatatatatatatatatatatatatatatatatatatatatatatatatatatatatatatgtaaaattcaAGTTGAAGCACTACTTTTGTACTACTGTCATCATAAACACGTAGTTGACTACCTTGTTTAAGTAATGACAAAGTGTATCAGACGAGCCAGTTCCTTTTGGTCTCCCCGCGCAGGTTCCCCTCCCCcgagtgtgtgtggcggtggtggtggtggtagctgtgtcAGCTGGCGTGGCGACGGCGCGTCCTGACCTCCCTCGAGATCATCCACCTTACCTCCCTCTACACCCCAGCCCATCATACAAGCAGGTCAGTCACTCACCAGCCACTCATGTTCATTGCCCGTCTACAAACATAGGATAATCCTCAAACGATTAAGTCTCACATGAAAAAACACACGCCATGTACTCAGAGTAAACTTAAACTGACTACAgttccataaacacacacaatgtACTCCGAGTAAACTTCAACTGACAACAGTTCCATATAAGCCAACAGTAAAAACGATGTTGAACTAACCAGACCGTAACAAAACAATTCACATAAACTTGTAATACAACTAAATTCGCAGCGACTAATTTCAATTAACAGTAACAACAAACAATGCCATGACTGTGATTTGTCTATATATAAAAGGTGTTAAAATATAGTATCCTTGGACATTTTTTGCAAGTATCATTGTTTAGAGTGCAACACATGCGAAGGAAATGAACACATTGAATTTGCAAGACTCGTCGTTATTTTCCAAAGCTCTCTGGCCCtgccaacaacccccccctcactgttcctcttcctcaccctcaggCTCGGCCCTACTCGTTCCAGTACGGCGTGAGGGACGACTACGTGGGAGCTGACTATGGTCACGACGAGAAATCGGACGGTCACGTGGTGAAGGGGTCGTACTACGTGGCTCTGCCCGACGGTCGTCAGCAGACCGTAACTCCTCACTTAGTGTATTGTGTGCTCCATCTAACCACtcagggacaccccccccccgcgCCTTGCCGGCCGCACAGACATCTCTCAACCCGATGAACCCAACGACACAACCCCTGGGTATCGTGCCCTGGCCTTTGATGTGACCCTCAGGGGTTCATATCGAAAAAGGTCCacgtcatcatacccgaggggcGCCTCCGTCGGGCTCAGCGGGTCGCAGCGCTGTGCTCCGGCCGTTATAACCAGCCGCTAAGTCTTCTGTGCTTCTAACACTTGACCATCAAGCGCTTGTCCTTTACTGGATTGTGTTCTCCCCGGGCAGTCAGTCACATCATTTGCATGTGTTTTCTTCTGATTACATCCCAGATTATTCCACCTTCCCTGGGTCCTTCGTACCCTTCGGGCCTATAACATCTCCGGCTCACTACCCTCTGTGCTTTACAAAAGGAGCTTGGATCTAATCTGCTTGTGCTTTCAGAACGCAGATGAAACTTAATCCTAAAATACCCTTGAAGCTTCCCGGCCTGTAATATAATTCGCTTGTCTTCCCAGAGCTTCTCGTAACACTGCAACATCTGCTTCTGTTCTCCTGGCGATACCATCACCTGCATGCGCTTTCCGTTCAGCGGCCGCTCCACCATCTGTTTGTTTGGTGTGCCACATGACCGGTCTGCTCCACGTGTGTTCCTTGCTTCTTTCTGGGCAAGTCTAACACCATCCACTTGTTGTAACCTACACTTGTCTCTTCTGCGGTCAAGCAGACTAACCTTATCCATTGCCTTTCATTTCAGCGTCCATCAGGCAGTAACACTATCCTCTTCCGAGTTTTATGCTTTCAAACAGACGGTAGTAATTTTGGCTTGTGTCTTCTGTGTTCTTCAAATGCGTTTAGCTTTCACTACAGTCTCTGCATGAGGCAGAAGCAAGGAAACCCATTGCAACTCTAGATAAGTTAAATAATGTCAACTCTGTCTGAGAGCGCAGGAATATTCGTTCTCTTTGTAATCAGCATAAAAACTGCAGAGTCGTATATATAAGATTTTGGAAAACATCAATCTTCCAAAAATTCAAACATCATGCTCATCACGTCTTCGGTAATCATACATCAGGTCCTCGGCTCCTGCCCTCAGGTGAAGTACCGTGCGGACCACGTCATCGGATACGTGGCCGACGTGGAGTTCGAGGGCGTCGCTCAGCATCCGATCCAGCATTACGGAGGCCCGCTACCCAGGCCGAgttaccaccacccacccgccaGCTCCTGAGGACCTGGTGAATATCCGGTGAAAGTCTTCGGGAGGGGGGATCTTCTACTCccaacagcccgggctgggcctaggctgttgggttgggtcgttgggtaaaccaagctgttggaagccgcaaacctacaggcccacatagcccctcACGAGGAGacttgaccaccaccacaaccaccattgcgcagaacaccacatcatcaccaccctactacccacgtcaccatcatcatttgcCCACTGTATTATCTCCTCccaacccacaccatcaccctgccCGTAACCACCATccagccaacactgcttcctacCTCCCCTGACCACAAGAACATccttcccacaccactaccagccaGTCTGTCCTCACCATTCATACTCAAGGTTCTATTGACCTCTTATCCAAGTCAATATACGAACACCTTGTTACAGATGGTTAATAAACGAGTATGCAATGGTTGTACATAAATGATTAATATGAAATCAAATGCAAATGTTAAGTGGCTCACATGTTATCAAAATAAACATACTGAATACATAGGCGGAAtcccttgtaaaaaaaaaagaaaaaaaaattggctatATATCAATAAGCTAGTAAATGAgttgaataatgaaatatatattccaGACTTCTTTTTCCTGAAGTGGTAAACTGCACGAATCTTTAAGAGAAACATACGTATCTTCCTGCATCTAAAATGCACTAAGGAGATCATCCACATCATTCAGAGAATCATACCGTAATCATCTACATACACGTCATCTACTTACACGTCATCTACATACACGAGTGACCTACGAATATGTTCGTGTGTAATGTAGGTAAAGACGACCAACCTACTTTTGTTGGGAAGTTTGAAGCCCTCTTTACAAGGCATCACCGTATGCAGTGACATGACCTCACTCACGTCCAACAGCGGTAGGGAAATGAACTCGGGCCGTACAACTTAAACCAAAGGTGTGGACGCGCGAGCAGACGCCGATGCGGTCGCCGGGGGAACAAGTTCTTGCCTTCCTCTACTTCGCAATGGAGCTATAAGTACAGAATACCTATGAGTACACAAATCCCATACCAAGCCTCGAGCAGCCGTCCATCCTGGAGCAATAACAAGTAAaaaaacaaatcaaaataaaagaatcttactatttttctctttttttctatgaaGACAGTTTCCATTACTTCACGCAAACCATGTTATATTAAAACCAATATGTGACGccgagtgaaattttttttttctcgcaaaATCCAATTGTTTTAACATTCcctctgttgctgttactgttaacTGCGTTACTGTTCCTGCTCATGGGTCAGTCCAATCTATTCTTTCAATGTTGGGAATTCTTTCACCTTCGTTATAGTCAACGCAGTTACCCCTCATACACCATTTTCTATGTTACCACAGTTgttttcttcctgttttctatTTACTGTTTCTTTCAACTTTCGCTCGTTCCTTCGTTGCATTACAGTCGTATTCACGGCTTCCTTAGAATGGTAATATTGAGCTTTTATTCCATGACCCTCATACACCTGAAATCTtgttacaaaaaaaatatctattactATTCTGGTTATAATTAATCTAATTTCTAACAACTTTTTACCTTGCTGTGTTCAGTGTGACACAATGGCATATCAACAGGTCAACAACCTCTTTGTGGGTTCCCTTATACTGACCCAAAATCCTGTTGAAATCATTACGATGATTTTAAAAACACCGACGAACGTCCCATCCTAATTACCATTAtcgtccccccaaaaaaactcttTCAAATGAAGATAATTCCTCGTTGGAATATGTTATGAACATACAAATTCGTAATTCGCATTTCATGAGCCAGTAATTAACATCGCCAGGAGATTTAGATCAAACATTAACTGTTCCCCTAACGCACTTGTTACATATTGATGTTTTAATAAGCATGAATTTGACCAGCTTACCTGAACTTCAGAAGAACACGATGATGAATTTATCATTAGCTAAAACCAAAgaattttttgatatatatatatatatatatatatatatatatatatatatatatatatatatatatatatatatatttatatgctaagATACTATACAACCTCATAACCACGAAAACAATAGTTAGAGAATTCAAAATAATATAAACGTAATCTATAATaaaactgtatatatagatataacctTGTTGTCACGATAAACTGAAAAGCATATCAAAAATCAGATCCACTAAAGAGACGCTACGGAAAACTTTTAAGGAAAAATAGCATCTATGTGTGTGGCTGACATTGCAAGGGAAGTTCCTGTAAACATCAAATGGAGGACTACAGCAAGAGATAGCCTAGTACAGCAAGGGATAGCCTAGCACAGCAAGAGATAGCCTAGCACAGCTAGGGATAGCCTAGCACAGCAAGGGATAGCCTGGCACAGCAGGAGATGGCCTAGCGGCAACACGAGCCGCCGTCAGATAATCTTCGTCGGCAAACTGTCTAGTGGGGATAGAAGACTAACCCTAGAAACCATCTTAAAATACATACACTTAAGACtatagaaaaagaaaggaaaaatatgaaaatagtagtaaaaaaaaaaaaagaagactgagAAAGATGAAATAATTACATAAGATCACATCCATCCTGCTTGTAACTAAAGCAGCAACATCGCTATGACCTGGATGCGTGCCGGTACTGCCTTACCCACGCCCTGGCCACCGAGGTGGTAAACTGGACGATATGACGAACTACGCAACTGTTCTGCTTgcaacccctcctcttcctcctcctcctcctccacgtcttcaCCATCCTCCTGAGCTTCGTCGTCAGTCGGTAGTATATTCCAACAGGAGTATTTCCTTCGCTTCTTTTGTCTTGCGTTCTTCTTATCTCTTCCGGCTCAGTGATGGTAAACTCCTGCCCCAGTTCCGACGGTCGGTCGACCGTGACTGAGCTTCACGAACATAAAAAGGAGGGAAAGACCGCGGGATTCTTGGTATCGTATCAACCCTACCGCTACGGTTATTATTGCTAGGGCGGCGCTACACAATTTGCGGACGTTCAACAGACAATGGAGACCAAAAGGTGCCGTCCAGTAGCTATGATCTCGCCATGTTTTTAAGTATCGACTAAATACATATTTCACCACACGTATCTCATAAACATCCATGTGTCCACTCACTTCCCACATCTACAATGACTGCAAACACTAGGAAGACCAAACATTAACGGTTCTGCACGCATCCCGGGTTTCACAGTACAGCTTCAATGACGAAACGCAAGTTTACACTAATGCGCTCATCTTTTTCCTCACATTCCGGTTCGTACGTGAATGCGgctaacaccctcactcagccGCACACACCACACCGGACACCAGTTCCTCAACGACCATAACCGACTCAAGGGTGAAAGTGGGTGTGTTACTCCGAGCCGAAATGCTGTTTAGCGTTACTTACGCAACCTAACAACCCAAGATTGACTTCCTGGATCCCTGGCGACTGGCACCAGATGGCCCGGAGGCGATCGCACAACACGATGCGTTTCGTCATACGCGAGCATAATCCctaaacagtcacacacacacacacacacacacacacacacacacacacacatttcccccaAACCTGCTTTAACTGCCGAACGGGACTGACTATTCGCTTGCATTAACTTCTGTCATCAATTATGGGGTGACTTTTTTCCCCTACTACGGCCAGACGTTCTCTAGCGAAGACGCGAAGATGAAGAGACGGTCGGACATAAGAGTTACTTGCTTTATTTCAGGGATACTGAAGGAAATCACAGACGGACACCACCTGTTACTGATGCTGAAGCCCTCACGCCGGCCAAAGCCACAGCAGGTGACCTGGTCTGGTCAAAAATATAACGCAACCTTTCCTGTAGGATGTCACACAGAGAGAACGCACACACTTTATAAATCAAACTTGAAAGGATCTTATGAGTACATGAATATGTTACAAGGTTTCAAAGAAATACAATCATCAACAACGCGCACAATAAATTTCTCTAAAATACGTAAATGAACGTACAGTACTAATAGCTTTTTATCATTTCTGCAGAAATACATGTGGAAGTTGATTTAATACACATTTCATGTTTTGGGAACATTAAAATTACATTACCTTGCCTTACGTATCCGTTACCTTCCAATTAAATGACTTCAACTCCCATACTTTGAATATAACAAACGATATACAGCTTATCATAAAATGACAAAGCCAGTGGCAATACTCTATGTCAATGCACAGCTTCTAACAGAGTGGGAGAGCCACTCGCAACACTTACTATAATCACAGCATAAAACAGTGTACTGTGCCCTTACATTGGCCTTCCGACGTGGAAACCACAGGAAGCCTCTAAACTTCAACAGCTCTTTACTGAAGGAGGGATTTCTGCATGCATATTCTTTATGGAAAAGTTTCATTCACAGGTGAAATATGTCTATCATCAgagaaaaagataatcaaaagtttttgtaaataacaacaacaacaacaacaacaataataataataataataataataataataataataataatacaaccaaTCCACTTCAGAGGCTCAGTAACTGAAGGATCCACGACACACTGGCAAACAGTGAAAGCCATCGGATGGCAGGAGGGAGCTGGTCGGCGAGGCAGGCACACAAGCGACGGCTGCAATGGTGGTCACACCAGCTGGATAATGGTGACCTCCTCTCCCACTGGAACTACCTTCGACACAGAACGTCAGTTCCATTTTgctttcctgctggatgatacgTGGACGACGCTGCGTCAGCTGTTGTTCTAGAACCTCAAGATGCACGTGTCGATAAAGGGTGAAACGGAGTGCACTACTATATAAAGGGTGAAACGGAGTGCACTACTATATAAAGGGTGAAACGGAGTGCACTATCACTTGACGAAGCTAGACCCCCGTGTTGCATGAGAGGGTTTGCGGGGCGGTGGGTGTGAGTACCTGGggtgaggaatgagggagggctGCCCCGACACCTTCGTCCTCCTCTGCGCCAGGAGTCTGAGTGTATCTTCGCAGCTCCCGTGACGATGCGGGAATGATGGTGCGATCCTcatacacgacggtacagtcaaggcacgacggtgcaatcactgggcacgacggtacgacccttgatcacgacgagtcgatcactgggcacgacggtataacccttgatcacgacggtgcgatcacagggcacgacggtacgatccttgatcacgacggtgcgatcaccgggcacgacggtacgacccttgatcacgacggacgCGATcaccgggcacgacggtacgacccttgatcacgacggtgcgatcaccgggcacgacggtacgaccctagatcacgacggtgcgatcaccggccacgagggtacgatccttgatcacgacggtgcaatcaccgggcacgacggtgcgacccttgatcacggcggtacgaaTCTCGGAACGTATAAGAGCTGATCcagaaaacacatacaaaagCGGAAGACACCATCCGTCAAGCCTCGCATTTCGTCCCGACTTCATTTGCTATTTGTGGCTCCAACTTTCTTGGCATTACCAAGGCAATGAATCTACTCCGCTTGCTTCATTGACAAGCGACTATTTCCGGAGCATTTAACCAACCAGACGACTAcacgacatacacacatacccagtAGTCACACTAAATAATTTGTCCTGACCTCGATTAGAAATTAAATGAGAGAAAGCAACTTTCAacgtaaacaaaaacaaacaaatcatACCGCCTTGGCTTCAAAAGAATACACAACTCTGGTAATGTTTGCCTCGCtgcttctggagagagagagagaatggcctgCGTGGATACATAGCTGTTTAGCGAGTAATAATGGAAACGCGTATGTCCACCTGTGTGATAACGCTAAGGCATCGTGTTCGTGGTTTTGAATCATTTTTCGCCACGGTGTCCCAGTTCCTCGAGAGCAGGTAGGACCATTCTTCGGCCATTCTCTGCACCGCGGGAGCCGCCGTAGATACCACGGCTAGgaaaccatacaacaccatcactcG
This Panulirus ornatus isolate Po-2019 chromosome 29, ASM3632096v1, whole genome shotgun sequence DNA region includes the following protein-coding sequences:
- the LOC139757963 gene encoding larval cuticle protein A3A-like — protein: MLAKVPLPRVCVAVVVVVAVSAGVATARPDLPRDHPPYLPLHPSPSYKQARPYSFQYGVRDDYVGADYGHDEKSDGHVVKGSYYVALPDGRQQTVKYRADHVIGYVADVEFEGVAQHPIQHYGGPLPRPSYHHPPASS